In Cytophagia bacterium CHB2, the genomic window TCTCAGCTCCTTTGCTCAGATTGCACAAACCGTGGCACGTGAAAGCAGCAACCAGCCTTTGCGCCAGCATGTGACGCTGCGCTTTCATTCACCCACCTGCTTTGTCGAAAACAAGCAAGCATTGCCGCTGCCTGCACCGCGGCACGTCTTCGGCTATTTGCTCAACAAATGGCAGCTCGCCAGTCCCTTTGCGCTGCCGGTGGAGGAGGTCCAGCACTTTGTGGAGAGCATTCACGTGTCACACGCCAAGATTGAAACCGAGCAGGTTGATTTGCAGAAATATCAGCGCACCGGATTCACCGGCGAGGCACGCTTTGCACTGCATCCGGCGCTGCCGGAGAATTATCGCCAGGCTTTGCATGTGCTGGCAAAATTCGCCTTCTTCAGCGGCGTGGGCTCGCACACCACCATGGGCATGGGACAG contains:
- a CDS encoding CRISPR system precrRNA processing endoribonuclease RAMP protein Cas6 — protein: MPSLASIVFTLTASAPTSMPRYSARVLHASFLRWLERDHPELVAQLHDENHPRPYTLSNLQGELTPQGERMRMEAGAKVWFRLTAMEELFLQCVLASIEKQQTGPQPDDRRLVPGPVYHSIDQHPWADLSSFAQIAQTVARESSNQPLRQHVTLRFHSPTCFVENKQALPLPAPRHVFGYLLNKWQLASPFALPVEEVQHFVESIHVSHAKIETEQVDLQKYQRTGFTGEARFALHPALPENYRQALHVLAKFAFFSGVGSHTTMGMGQAVQGAWGK